The following coding sequences are from one Prochlorococcus sp. MIT 1314 window:
- a CDS encoding ATP-binding protein codes for MVDTNNRESRENKIANNEDIKNNYWINKIISWWSGFSLRTKLLAIATLVVSLLMTGITFFALNSIQRDAGMNDTRYARDLGLLLSGNVTELVANNQKKEISNVAEKFWRSSRNLRYIFFTDTDDIVQLGIPISATPTSSDSQFQLTRRLKLPSELKKRPQFPLVRQHVTPQGQVTDVFVPMLWKGKYLGTLALGVTPNKKALASAALTRELTIAVFISIWVLVILGAVFNALTITRPVRELVRGVREISKGNFKSRISLPMTGDLGELLNGFNRMATQLENYDEANIEELKAAQIKQQSLIATMADGAILLDSQGKIVLTNPTAKRLFRWEGRLLEGKYFLNEIPEILSNDLHTNIESLLNREKEKDDLRFSLGEPPRTLRIVLQSVLDTNKVELKGIAVTIQDLTREVELNAAQNRFISNVSHELRTPLFNIKSYVETLYDLKDQLSNEEQLEFLGIANSETDRLTRLVNDVLDLSRLESGKIIQLEEMDIKAAIEQTLRNYRLNATEKNVSLAHDIEETIPSILGNFDLLLQVFDNLLGNGLKFSPKNSSLMIRAYTWPDSCPAFPPINSNDGAPQCELVSPLPKVRIEIADTGSAISQADQEKIFDRFYRVENSVHTEQGTGLGLSIVRGIIEKHGGEIRMASELGVGTTFWFDLALAQSDKDELLTQTINNIDTFSSSEISEII; via the coding sequence ATGGTAGATACCAATAATCGAGAAAGTAGAGAAAATAAAATCGCCAATAATGAAGATATAAAAAATAACTATTGGATTAATAAGATTATTTCTTGGTGGAGCGGGTTTAGTTTAAGAACAAAATTGTTAGCAATAGCTACTTTAGTCGTGAGTCTCTTGATGACAGGAATAACGTTTTTTGCACTTAATAGTATTCAAAGAGATGCAGGAATGAATGACACGAGATATGCTCGAGACCTCGGATTATTATTATCGGGGAACGTCACAGAATTAGTTGCTAATAACCAAAAAAAAGAAATTTCAAATGTAGCTGAAAAGTTTTGGAGATCAAGTCGAAACCTAAGATACATATTTTTTACTGATACTGATGACATAGTTCAACTGGGAATACCGATTAGTGCAACTCCAACAAGTTCAGATAGTCAGTTCCAACTAACTAGAAGATTAAAACTACCATCAGAATTAAAGAAAAGACCGCAATTTCCACTAGTCAGGCAACATGTTACACCTCAGGGTCAAGTAACAGATGTATTTGTCCCAATGCTTTGGAAAGGAAAATATCTTGGAACTTTAGCTTTAGGAGTTACTCCTAATAAAAAAGCCTTAGCCAGTGCCGCACTTACAAGAGAATTAACCATAGCAGTTTTTATTTCTATTTGGGTTTTAGTAATACTGGGAGCTGTATTCAATGCACTTACAATTACTAGACCTGTAAGGGAATTAGTAAGAGGTGTTAGGGAAATTTCAAAAGGAAACTTTAAATCTAGAATTTCTTTACCTATGACAGGAGATCTAGGAGAACTTTTAAATGGATTTAACCGCATGGCCACTCAGTTAGAAAATTATGACGAGGCAAATATTGAAGAACTTAAAGCTGCTCAAATAAAGCAGCAATCATTAATAGCTACTATGGCTGATGGTGCAATATTATTAGATTCTCAAGGAAAGATAGTACTTACTAATCCAACAGCAAAAAGATTATTTCGTTGGGAAGGAAGATTATTAGAAGGAAAATATTTTTTAAATGAGATCCCAGAAATTTTATCTAATGACTTACACACGAATATAGAATCTCTTTTAAACAGAGAAAAGGAGAAAGATGATTTAAGATTTAGCTTAGGTGAACCCCCTAGAACTTTAAGAATTGTCTTACAATCAGTACTAGATACTAACAAAGTTGAATTAAAAGGAATTGCCGTCACAATTCAAGATCTAACTAGAGAGGTAGAACTAAATGCGGCACAAAACAGATTTATTAGTAATGTTTCGCATGAATTAAGGACACCACTTTTTAACATCAAAAGTTACGTAGAGACCTTATATGATTTAAAAGATCAACTCTCTAATGAAGAACAACTAGAATTTCTGGGTATTGCAAATTCAGAGACTGATAGGCTAACAAGACTTGTTAATGATGTATTAGATTTATCAAGATTGGAATCAGGGAAAATAATTCAATTAGAAGAAATGGATATAAAAGCTGCTATAGAACAAACTCTCAGAAATTACAGACTAAATGCTACGGAAAAAAATGTTTCATTGGCACATGATATAGAAGAAACAATACCCTCAATTCTTGGAAATTTTGATTTACTTTTACAAGTCTTTGATAATCTACTTGGTAATGGATTGAAATTTAGTCCAAAAAACAGCAGCTTAATGATAAGAGCTTATACATGGCCAGATTCCTGTCCTGCCTTCCCACCAATAAATAGTAATGATGGAGCTCCCCAATGTGAGTTAGTTTCACCATTACCAAAAGTAAGAATTGAAATTGCTGATACAGGTTCAGCGATATCTCAAGCGGATCAAGAAAAGATATTTGACCGCTTTTATAGAGTAGAGAATTCAGTTCATACTGAGCAAGGAACGGGTTTAGGTTTATCTATAGTGCGAGGAATAATTGAAAAACATGGTGGGGAGATTCGTATGGCTAGTGAATTAGGAGTTGGAACAACCTTTTGGTTTGATTTAGCCTTGGCACAATCTGACAAAGATGAATTATTGACTCAAACCATTAATAATATAGATACTTTCTCAAGCTCTGAAATCAGCGAAATCATCTAA
- the kaiC gene encoding circadian clock protein KaiC: protein MKDKNFGKSNKMQVQKLPTGIEGFDDVCRGGLPVSRSTLVSGTSGTGKTVFSLQYLHHGICNFDEPGIFVTFEESPLDIIRNAASFGWDLQELIDQNKLFILDASPDPDGQDVAGNFDLSGLIERISYAIRKYKAKRVAIDSITAVFQQYDAIYVVRREIFRLIARLKEIGVTTVMTTERVDDYGPIARYGVEEFVSDNVVLLRNVLESEKRRRTLEVLKLRGTVHMKGEYPFTMGIDGISVFALGAMRLTQRSSNIRISSGVKDLDDMCGGGYFQDSIILATGATGTGKTMLVSKFVEDAYNNNERAILFAYEESRAQLLRNATSWGIDFEKMESDGLLKIICAYPESTGLEDHLQIIKTQINQFKPKRMAIDSLSALARGVSLNAFRQFVIAVTGYTKQEEIAGFFTNTAEEFMGSHSITDSHISTITDTILLLQYVEIKGEMARALNVFKMRGSWHDKRIREFIITNRGPEIKDSFSNFEQIFSGAPHRVVPDQNVQNVFKGLEKN, encoded by the coding sequence ATGAAAGATAAGAATTTTGGCAAATCAAATAAAATGCAGGTACAAAAATTACCCACAGGTATAGAAGGGTTTGATGATGTTTGTAGAGGTGGTTTGCCTGTCTCTCGAAGTACTCTTGTTAGTGGGACTTCGGGGACTGGCAAAACTGTTTTTTCTCTCCAGTACTTACACCATGGAATTTGCAATTTTGATGAGCCAGGGATTTTCGTTACATTTGAAGAATCTCCTTTAGACATAATAAGAAACGCTGCTAGTTTCGGATGGGATTTACAAGAATTAATTGATCAAAATAAGTTATTTATATTGGATGCCTCTCCTGATCCTGACGGTCAAGATGTCGCGGGTAACTTCGACTTGTCTGGTCTTATTGAAAGAATTAGTTACGCAATAAGAAAATACAAAGCTAAAAGAGTTGCAATAGATTCAATAACTGCGGTTTTTCAACAATATGACGCCATTTATGTTGTTAGAAGAGAAATCTTCAGATTAATAGCAAGATTAAAAGAAATAGGAGTAACTACAGTTATGACAACAGAAAGGGTAGATGATTACGGCCCTATTGCTAGATATGGAGTAGAAGAATTTGTTTCTGATAATGTTGTCTTATTAAGAAATGTTTTAGAGTCAGAGAAGAGAAGAAGAACATTAGAGGTTTTGAAGTTGAGAGGTACTGTACATATGAAAGGGGAATACCCATTCACTATGGGTATAGATGGTATAAGTGTATTTGCCCTTGGAGCAATGAGACTCACGCAAAGATCTTCCAATATTAGGATTAGTTCTGGAGTTAAAGATCTTGACGATATGTGTGGAGGAGGTTATTTTCAAGACTCAATTATTCTCGCCACAGGAGCTACTGGTACAGGTAAGACTATGCTTGTATCAAAATTTGTAGAAGATGCTTATAACAACAATGAAAGAGCAATACTTTTTGCATATGAAGAATCTAGGGCTCAATTGCTTAGGAATGCTACTAGTTGGGGAATAGATTTTGAAAAGATGGAAAGTGATGGGTTATTGAAAATTATTTGTGCATATCCTGAATCAACTGGTTTGGAAGATCACTTGCAAATCATAAAAACGCAAATTAATCAATTTAAACCGAAGAGAATGGCAATAGATTCTCTTTCGGCATTGGCCAGAGGTGTAAGTTTGAATGCATTTAGACAATTTGTAATTGCAGTCACTGGTTATACAAAACAAGAAGAGATAGCTGGCTTTTTTACTAATACGGCAGAAGAATTTATGGGAAGCCATTCTATTACTGACTCTCACATCTCAACCATTACCGATACTATATTATTACTTCAATATGTAGAAATCAAAGGGGAGATGGCTAGGGCATTAAATGTTTTTAAAATGCGGGGATCATGGCACGATAAACGCATAAGAGAATTTATCATTACCAATAGAGGCCCTGAAATAAAAGATTCCTTTTCTAACTTTGAACAGATTTTTAGTGGAGCCCCTCATAGAGTGGTTCCTGATCAGAATGTTCAAAATGTTTTTAAAGGATTAGAGAAGAATTAG
- the kaiB gene encoding circadian clock protein KaiB, whose product MAARKTYILKLYVAGNTPNSMRALNTLKEILENEFKGVYALKVIDVLKQPQLAEEDKILATPTLAKILPPPVRRIIGDLSDREKVLIGLDLLFDELTETEYSVDK is encoded by the coding sequence ATGGCAGCACGAAAAACTTATATTTTAAAACTCTATGTTGCTGGTAATACTCCTAATTCAATGAGAGCTTTGAATACTTTAAAAGAAATTTTAGAAAATGAATTTAAAGGAGTTTATGCTTTGAAGGTTATCGATGTCCTTAAACAACCACAACTTGCAGAGGAAGATAAGATTTTAGCTACCCCAACCTTAGCTAAAATTTTACCTCCACCAGTAAGAAGAATAATTGGTGACCTTTCTGATAGAGAAAAAGTTTTAATTGGTTTAGATCTACTTTTTGATGAATTAACTGAAACTGAATATAGTGTAGATAAATAA
- the rplU gene encoding 50S ribosomal protein L21, whose protein sequence is MTNSKNPSNNSSKSNELYAIAEASGQQFWFEVNRYYDIDRLNAKEKDKITLEKVLLLKDKNSITIGKPYVKDAKIELEVVSHKRDKKILVYKMRPKKKTRKKMGHRQELTRVMVKSISTGTSTPKSSSKKETVKKETKPKSEKSTN, encoded by the coding sequence ATGACAAATTCTAAAAACCCTTCAAACAATTCATCTAAAAGTAATGAATTGTACGCAATAGCAGAAGCTTCTGGGCAACAATTTTGGTTCGAAGTTAACAGATACTATGACATAGACAGGTTAAATGCAAAAGAGAAAGATAAGATAACACTAGAAAAAGTTCTACTTTTAAAGGATAAAAACTCAATCACTATAGGTAAACCTTATGTCAAAGATGCCAAAATTGAATTAGAAGTAGTTTCGCACAAAAGAGATAAGAAAATTCTTGTATACAAGATGCGTCCAAAAAAAAAGACAAGAAAAAAGATGGGACACAGACAAGAACTTACAAGAGTTATGGTAAAATCCATATCAACAGGTACGAGTACTCCTAAGTCTTCTTCTAAAAAAGAAACTGTTAAAAAGGAAACTAAACCAAAATCTGAAAAATCTACAAATTAA
- the rpmA gene encoding 50S ribosomal protein L27, whose translation MAHKKGTGSTRNGRDSNSKRLGVKAYGGEKVTAGSILIRQRGTSFLPGINVGKGKDDTLFALKEGTVSFESIKRNLRNRKRVNIVI comes from the coding sequence ATGGCACATAAAAAAGGAACAGGTTCTACAAGAAATGGACGTGACTCAAATTCCAAAAGATTGGGAGTAAAAGCTTATGGTGGAGAAAAAGTAACCGCTGGATCAATTTTGATTCGCCAAAGAGGTACATCCTTTTTGCCAGGAATCAATGTTGGCAAAGGGAAGGATGACACGCTTTTTGCACTCAAAGAAGGAACGGTAAGTTTCGAAAGCATTAAAAGAAATTTAAGAAATAGAAAAAGAGTTAATATAGTTATCTGA
- a CDS encoding class I SAM-dependent methyltransferase — protein MEFLSIKECDLDGFLENAKMNLANLHPGDALSNVSDFYTEIVGDSHLADLAAWHITSKNYIADTLKLQQKFSKDLVLDFGGGIGTHALANAMSSKVEHVFFVDINETNRNFVEYRAKELGVEKKLTFCKTIQDSEILKFDTVVCLDVLEHLADPASQLEIFNEIMHSNSIALLNWYFYKGEKNEYPFHVDNIQIVERFFKTLQMNFLEVFHPILITTRAYKKIR, from the coding sequence ATGGAATTCTTATCAATTAAAGAATGCGATTTAGATGGATTTCTTGAAAATGCAAAGATGAATTTGGCAAATTTACATCCTGGGGATGCTTTAAGTAATGTTTCGGATTTTTATACTGAGATTGTTGGAGATAGTCATCTGGCTGATTTAGCTGCTTGGCATATTACGAGCAAAAATTACATCGCTGATACTTTAAAACTTCAGCAGAAATTTTCTAAAGATTTAGTTTTAGATTTTGGCGGAGGTATTGGAACGCACGCCTTAGCTAATGCGATGTCTTCCAAAGTTGAGCATGTTTTTTTTGTAGATATTAATGAAACAAATAGAAACTTTGTGGAATACAGGGCTAAGGAATTAGGTGTCGAAAAAAAGCTTACTTTTTGCAAGACAATTCAAGATTCAGAAATATTGAAATTTGATACGGTAGTTTGTCTTGATGTTTTGGAACATCTTGCCGATCCAGCTTCTCAACTTGAGATTTTTAATGAGATTATGCATAGTAATTCTATTGCTTTATTAAATTGGTATTTCTATAAAGGAGAAAAAAATGAATACCCATTCCATGTCGACAATATTCAAATCGTTGAAAGATTTTTTAAGACACTTCAAATGAATTTTTTAGAGGTTTTTCATCCTATTCTCATAACTACAAGAGCTTATAAGAAAATCAGATAA
- the truB gene encoding tRNA pseudouridine(55) synthase TruB, giving the protein MKTKDGFLVINKDKGCTSHDCVKQIRKLLNTKKVGHTGTLDPEVTGTLPIAIGSATRFIQYLPQGKTYIGQIKLGIRTNTDDIHGEIINQKGWPKISHEKLDQSLNKFRGIIKQIPPKVSSVHVNGERAYKKAFNNEDFELAPREVKIEELILMKWDQINGIIEIKIKCSAGTYIRAIARDLGKLLNSEGCLLQLKRIAACGFHEQHSIKISEIEREKGNKNATNFIIPTLSALNHITTLVLNNEEEINFWQTGRSIKVDINYFNESNIFDHKKPIKVIDKRKKLLGIGFLNKEQTNINPKIVLHAK; this is encoded by the coding sequence ATGAAAACTAAAGATGGATTCTTAGTAATTAATAAAGATAAAGGCTGTACCTCACATGATTGTGTTAAACAAATAAGAAAGTTACTAAACACAAAAAAAGTTGGTCATACAGGAACTCTTGATCCAGAGGTTACAGGAACTTTACCAATTGCGATAGGCAGTGCCACAAGATTTATTCAATATCTTCCTCAGGGGAAAACATACATTGGACAAATTAAATTAGGGATAAGAACAAACACTGATGATATTCACGGAGAAATAATTAATCAAAAAGGGTGGCCTAAAATCAGTCATGAGAAATTAGATCAATCTTTAAATAAATTTAGAGGAATAATTAAACAAATTCCGCCAAAAGTATCTAGTGTGCACGTAAATGGTGAGAGGGCTTATAAAAAAGCTTTTAATAATGAAGATTTTGAATTAGCACCAAGAGAAGTAAAAATAGAAGAACTCATTTTAATGAAATGGGACCAAATAAACGGAATCATAGAAATAAAAATCAAATGTTCAGCTGGTACGTATATAAGGGCAATCGCAAGAGATTTGGGTAAACTTCTCAATTCCGAGGGTTGCCTTCTACAACTAAAAAGAATTGCAGCTTGTGGCTTTCATGAACAGCACTCTATAAAAATATCTGAAATAGAAAGAGAAAAAGGGAATAAAAACGCGACAAATTTTATTATCCCAACACTTTCTGCTCTTAATCACATCACAACATTAGTCTTAAATAATGAAGAAGAAATTAATTTTTGGCAAACGGGAAGATCAATTAAAGTTGATATTAATTACTTTAATGAAAGCAACATTTTTGATCATAAAAAACCCATAAAAGTAATCGACAAAAGAAAAAAACTACTTGGGATAGGCTTCTTAAATAAAGAACAAACTAATATAAATCCAAAAATAGTGCTTCATGCAAAATGA